Proteins co-encoded in one Papaver somniferum cultivar HN1 chromosome 5, ASM357369v1, whole genome shotgun sequence genomic window:
- the LOC113278667 gene encoding uncharacterized protein LOC113278667, whose protein sequence is MAEIKQLKARKVGGRLEEVMREASTTPLTPRLAKALIPQKCPVPTFECYDESSDLAAHLRYYNRILARWEQDDTVLCRYFSSGLKGSTLSWFDNLPPNSINSYVQLTEKFLETYMYNKAVNVRIDKLFLLATAYKETIREYTDRWHIICQAIGNVDPVVNINCYKWVLDKMSPLFVEIHGSVPKTEGDLRVIIEKHARLEEIQRENPRAQAQRSHRTNFVEQASGSKRGGSAERPIDDKRGRRDDRRCDDRKIEDQVFTKLNINYTRILREIKGRENLE, encoded by the coding sequence ATGGCGGAAATCAAGCAACTAAAAGCTAGGAAAGTTGGGGGAAGACTAGAAGAGGTGATGAGAGAAGCAAGCACCACACCACTGACCCCACGTTTGGCTAAAGCTTTGATTCCTCAGAAGTGCCCTGTTCCAACATTCGAATGTTACGACGAGTCCAGCGATCTTGCAGCGCACCTTCGTTATTACAATCGTATCTTAGCACGATGGGAGCAGGACGATACagtcctctgtaggtatttttCTTCAGGTCTAAAGGGATCAACACTATCTTGGTTCGATAACCTGCCTCCCAACTCCATCAATTCCTACGTCCAGCTCACGGAGAAGTTCTTAGAAACTTATATGTACAACAAGGCAGTCAACGTAAGAATAGATAAGCTCTTCTTGCTGGCAACCGCTTACAAAGAGACAATCAGGGAGTATACCGACAGATGGCACATAATTTGTCAAGCCATAGGAAATGTAGATCCAGTGGTCAACATCAACTGTTACAAGTGGGTACTGGATAAGATGAGCCCGTTATTTGTGGAGATCCATGGAAGTGtccctaagacagaaggagacctTCGAGTAATCATTGAAAAGCACGCAAGGCTAGAAGAGATCCAGCGGGAAAATCCTAGGGCCCAAGCTCAAAGATCTCATCGAACTAACTTTGTAGAACAAGCCAGCGGATCAAAGAGGGGCGGTTCAGCTGAACGTCCTATTGATGATAAAAGAGGACGAAGGGATGACCGTCGGTGTGACGATCGGAAAATCGAAGATCAAGTCTTCACGAAGCTGAACATAAACTACACCCGCATTTTGAGGGAGATCAAAGGCAGAGAAAACCTTGAGTGA
- the LOC113278669 gene encoding uncharacterized protein LOC113278669 translates to MTFDAEYIEEDMEDHNDPMVLTLLVAGCNIKKILIDVGISINVLFYDIFKRMELNDEQLMSSYYTIYGFNGAPTKPLGDTVLQVDAGPMKVDTRFSVVDAPSPYKAIIGRRWVHKLKGVAATYHQYLRFPTPEGVMEIKGDQVTARECQAMQNQLNNEQDEQRKSRRARNKEAAKEKEIDLYLEEESGRSLTKDSIVLNTEASTSTTKEAEEPTK, encoded by the coding sequence ATGACCTTCGATGCAGAATACATtgaggaagatatggaagatcataacgacCCCATGGTCCTTACCTTACTAGTGGCAGGGTGCAATATCAAGAAGATCCTCATTGATGTAGGGATTTCAATTAATGTTCTATTCTACGACATATTCAAACGAATGGAGCTTAACGATGAACAACTGATGTCTTCGTATtataccatctacggattcaacggggCACCTACAAAGCCGTTAGGAGACACCGTTTTGCAAGTGGATGCAGGACCAATGAAAGTAGATACTCGATTCAGTGTAGTAGACGCTCCTTCCCCCTATAAAGCCATCATTGGCCGAAGATGGgtgcacaagctcaaaggagtagcaGCGACCTATCATCAGTATCTTAGATTTCCAACacccgaaggggtaatggaaataAAGGGAGATCAGGTCACCGCTCGGGAATGCCAAGCTATGCAAAACCagctcaacaacgaacaagatgaGCAGCGGAAATCTCGTAGAGCCCGAAACAAAGAGGCCGcgaaagagaaggaaattgatCTTTATCTTGAAGAAGAGTCTGGAAGGAGCCTGACGAAGGATAGTATCGTTCTAAACACTGAGGCAAGTACTTCGACAACTAAGGAAGCtgaagagcctaccaaatag